The genomic DNA GGTTGGTAGAATGGGGCGCTCGTTATGCTACGGGCAGCACCACGCACCTCCCAGAGCGGCGGACTTTCATTTCTGCATTGGGTATTGGCTTAGCTGGGCTCCTCTCTTTAGCCGTTACCGATGGAATTATTTTCGGTAAATACAGACACCGAGCCAGACGCGTAAAGTTGAAACTCAAAAACCTCCCTGAAGCCTTTAAAGGTTATAGAATTGTACAAATTTCCGATATCCATAGTGGGAGTTTTGCCCACCCTGAAAAGTTACAAAGCGCCATAGACCTAATCAACCAACAGAAGCCTGATTTAGCGCTTTTTACAGGCGATATGGTCAATAATTATGCAGAAGAATTTGAGCCTTTCGTGGATTTATTTGCACAAATTAAAGCCAAAGATGGTAAATTTTCGGTTTTAGGTAACCACGACTACGGCGATTATGGGCAGTGGAATTCCACAGAGGAAAAAGCACAGAACATTCCAAACTTAATCCAACTGCAAGCGAAAGCGGGCTTTGAAATGCTCAGAAATGAACACCGTATTATTGAAAGAAACCAACAGAAGCTCTACATTATAGGCGTAGAAAACTGGGGTGAAAAGCCATTTCCTCAATATGGTGATTTGGATAAAGCCACCCAAGGCGTACCCACCGAAGCTACAAAAATTCTGATGAGCCACGACCCTACCCACTTTGATTATGTGGTGAAACATCACCCCAAAGACATACAACTGACCTTGTCAGGGCACACACACGGGATGCAATTTGGGATAGATTTGAAAAATGTACGCTGGTCACCAGTGCAATACCGCTACGCCAAATGGGCAGATTTATACGAGAGTTTAGGCAAATACCTCTATGTTAACCGTGGTTTTGGCGTTATTGGCTATCCTGGCAGGGTCGGCATCAACCCAGAAATTACCGTGATAGAGCTGGTTTAAGGCATCAAATAACCATCTTAGGCTTCAAGAAATTCCTTTTGGGTTAAAGTCTCTTGCTGCCCTGTGATGATATTTTTTACCGTTACTGTTTGGTTCGCCATCTCCTCTTCACCGATAAATACCAAGTTCGGAATTTGCTTTTTCTCTGCGTAAGTAAACTGTTTTTTCAATTTTGCAGCCTCAGGATAAAGTTCTGATGAAATGCCTTTGGCTCTAAGTTTCGTGATGATTTTCATAGCGTGAGCCGCCTCTTTGTCGCCGTAGTTGGCAAAAAGAAATTTGGTATTTTCTTGGGTATC from Riemerella columbina includes the following:
- a CDS encoding metallophosphoesterase, with translation MIKNFIFIIAVFFIFEFYIFQAVKNLTTSPILKTLYWVLTLSVYGLLAYEMLSFNAADRSTRRLQIILSVFLIFLLPKILILISLLINDSIRLVEWGARYATGSTTHLPERRTFISALGIGLAGLLSLAVTDGIIFGKYRHRARRVKLKLKNLPEAFKGYRIVQISDIHSGSFAHPEKLQSAIDLINQQKPDLALFTGDMVNNYAEEFEPFVDLFAQIKAKDGKFSVLGNHDYGDYGQWNSTEEKAQNIPNLIQLQAKAGFEMLRNEHRIIERNQQKLYIIGVENWGEKPFPQYGDLDKATQGVPTEATKILMSHDPTHFDYVVKHHPKDIQLTLSGHTHGMQFGIDLKNVRWSPVQYRYAKWADLYESLGKYLYVNRGFGVIGYPGRVGINPEITVIELV